The Salvia miltiorrhiza cultivar Shanhuang (shh) chromosome 2, IMPLAD_Smil_shh, whole genome shotgun sequence DNA window atctctttacaaagtaaatcaaacaagggatctaaaccctaattactcaaactcaagcaattaacacgtcatcaaaagcccgggtattacatattattattattattattattattattattattattattattattattattattattattattattattattattattattattataggcTCTCTTTCGATGACGAGCAGATGACAAACCCTAGCGACTTCCTTCCGCTATGAACACGACGGAGAAATCCCTGACGGCGGCCGCCCTTCCGGTGACTTCGCTGCCCACACacgataaatcgagacttaacCTTCCGTTGGTTTCCACTAATTTCATGCCAATTACCACCGCGGCTTTGAATCCAGGAAGCCCTTATAGGGTTCATAAGCAATCTAGGGTTTCTGACATCCAACCTACTCTTATGGTTAGAGGAACTTCTTCTGCAGGGATGGAGCAACTAACCATCGATGAGTCCGGAAACCACGAGGCTATACCAGATAATAGTACTGCTACTGCGAAGCAAGTGGAGAGTTCACAGGGAATCCACAAAGAGACGACGAGGAACTCCTACGCCAATGTTATCAGGCTGGCGGCTGCTAGGAAACCTGACGTGTTGGTTCACAGGTGTGCCATGATCACGCCGGAAATCAAAAACGGAACGATCTCTATCAAAATTCCGGAGGCCATGTACAAGGAAAGGGTGAAGCAATTCCAACACGCTCTCATCGGACGATTGCTTCTTCACAAAGGTGAGAAACCGCAACTTGCGGCGGAGGTGAAACAGGAACTTCAAAGGTTATGGCAATCGAAGGAAGAATGTCACTTGATTCCTATGAGCAAGGGATTTTACACGGTTAGATTCTCGAATGCTGAGGACAAAATAATTGCCAAACGTTCTAACGTTTGGAATTTGAGGTCGGGCTCATTAAGGAGATCGTGAATGAGTGAGAAACTTCGACCCTTATAAGGAGATATCGTCCCTTTGTCAAGTTTGGATGCGCATCTATTATCTCCCTGTTGAATATTGGACAAAAGAGATTATATCAAGCATTGCTCGTTCGGCGGGTATGCCTATTAAGGTGGATGGAGCTACGGCTCATGGGGAAGTAGGACATTATGCTAGAGTGTTGGTGGAAGTTGATCTGGCGCATCCTTTACCGGAATCGGCTTGCGTGGATTGTCATGATCGCTCTATTTACGTGGAGTTTGGCTTCGAACAACTGCCTGCTTTTTGCACTAGGTGTAAAATTACGGGTCACGCTTTGGATAAATGCAAGAAACGATCTGAGAAGGTTGTTAACAGTGGTACCGAGAGCGGCAATAAACAAACGGATAAGGAAGGCAATAATGGTGATGAGGTGATTACTAAAAAAGTTGCGGACGCTGCAGGTCAGGTTCAGAAAAATAATACCTTGGATGCTATCAAACCAAAGCCAGCATGGAGGCCGAGGGAGAACATTAATCAGGAAACTGCTGTTGGCAACAGATTCAATGCGCTAGCTCAAGTTCATATTGAGGAATTTCCGGGTGCAGATCTTCTGGAACAAGTCACAAGGGATGCAGGCGATGGGCTCAATAAAGGAAAAGAATGTGAGTTGGCTGATGCGGAGGATTCAGATGGGGATACTATTGAGCACTTACAAGTGGAAACTTCGGAGTCGCCCCGGCTGAACGTGGCGGAGGAGAGAAATCAGGTTGAACGTTTGCGGAGAGATGAGCAAAAACAGGCTACGTTAGCGGATAATAGCCTCAGTAAGGACGAGGGGGGCAAAGTTGCTGCTCTAAAGAGCATGGAAAGAGACATGCAAATTAACCGTGACTTAGCGGATGCCAAAGCGACCGAGCAGGTGCCACTGGTAAAGAAAAGAGGCAGACCCCCGGGACAAACGAATAAAGAAATAAGGAAGCAGCCACCGAGAGCAGACAACATTAAGGGCAGATTGCGCAAAGCTCAGGAGGTCGAACCCAATCCTGAAGCGGTTGAAAGCATTAAAGAGCAATTGTACAAAGCTTGGATCCCCATTTTTTGAAGGTATTTCAAGTACAAAATGTTCACCGCACTTCCGGAATCTACGAAGACGCGATGTACTATGCAGGTTGCTATATCCGCTGTGAAGACCAATGCATCATCGTGAGGGTACATTAGCGTTCTCAGGTCCTCTGCCCCGAAACTAATAACTGGCTCCTCTGCCGCGCCTGTGATCTCCATCACTTGCTTGGGGTAGTATCCTGTTTTCACCGCAAGTACGACTTGTTTCTTGGCCCGATTGGATGTTGGTATTCCATTCTCCCCAAAAATCATGTGTACTTCCCTCTTGGCTGGGTGGGGAGGTACTTATCCTTGTATGGCCCCTCTGCGATTATCGCGGTTTTCCTCTGGTCGACGGTCTCGGTTATTCCCCTGATCCTGCCTTtgatcatttctctgctctggcctctgaCCCTGGCCTTCATTCCCTCTGGCTATGAACTGATCCAGATTACCCTGTCGTACCAAAAGCTCCAACTGGTGCTTAAGATGCCCACAATATTTGGTATAATGCCCGTAAGAATTATGATATTCACACAATTTGTTATTGGGCCCCGGTTGTGGCTGCCCATCCCTGTGAGTGcccggtgccctaaagaacggctgattTTTAATCATATAAAAGATCTCCTCCTGTGGCCTGTTCAGGGGGGTGTATTCATCGAAGCAGTTGACCTCATTCACGGTCCGCTGCTGGCGAGGTGGCATCTCTGCCTGGGGAGGAGGCACCCTCGGGGGCAACCCTCTGAAAAGAGCCCGGTCCTGGTTTCTATTGTTCCGCCCCGGTGCGTCTTCGGCCTTTTTAGCCTTGTGTTTGTCGTTTTCAGCTTTCCGCGCCATCCTGGCGTGCTCCAGTTATAAGTACCCCGGCAACCTTGCCATGATATCATCGAAATCCCGAGCCGGTCTGATttgtaattcataaaaaaagaGCCCCGACTTCAACCCTCTGACATAGGCGTAATTCTTTATTTGTGACTCCGCCTCTGGTACTTCCAAAGCAGCGAGATTGAACCGAGCGGTATACTCTCGTAGTGTTTCGTTTTGGTTTTGTTTTATGTCCATCAGGgaaagagctgactttccaACCCTTCGCGAGCTCGCGAATTGCCTCAGAAAACGTGTCTGTAAatcttcgaaagagtgaataGAATTTGGTGCGAGCGTTCCAAACCACAGCTGGGCGGGTCCGGACAAAGTGGTGGAGAATATTCGGCATTTAATGACTTCCGTGTACATGTGAAGTGTAACCAGTCCCTCGAACCGGTTAAGGTGTACCTCTGGATCAGTGGTACCgtcgtaatccagtgagataGGCTTATAACTTCTTGGCAGAGTGGCCGCCAGAATATCCGCGGAGAACGGGCTCCGGCTGATGGTGGTTGGGACCACAATAGCACATTGAACATCTAATGCTTTTCTAGacctaaaaattaaatatagaaTAAGCTATGCTATGATAAATATTCGATCACCTGATATTTGACTACGTATGGTAGCATCATAGACCATTAAATGAGTCTCCCAACAAAAGCTAGTATTTCACTTACACAAATCTACTTAACAGAAAGTTTGTGACAAATCTCCAAGTGCCTTATTACTTTCATGATCAAGAAAGGGGAAAAAAGAAAGACAGAAGAAAGAGCCTGAATAttacaaaaaatacataaaacatTGAGGAACCAAACAAAGTTGTGATTCTCGATTAAACAAGATGGAAACGGATGTCAATAAATGCCATTAGGTTTGCCATGGAATAATTAAGATAACTTCATTATTAGCTTCAACAGTTTTGCCATGAAATTATTATGGTAATCTAGCCTGGTATTTGGACCGGCCATTAATATAACTAATCCAAGAACCAACAAAGATTTCTTTGCCAGTGATTTTGGAGAATTGGACATTTGAAATGTTTGTAGTATCAATTCGTCCGATACCAACTAGCTGGAGGCCTTAGATCTACTGTCACATTCAACATGCCCAACGTTCATTTCTTTTAAAAGAGATATGCTATATCTATAGTGTTCATCATAACAAATGTTGTTTGAAAGGAGATAGAAAAATAGCAACGTTCAAGCACAATCAACCGAAATCTTGCTAATTCCAAACCGGGTAATGTGTCTAAGCCGAAGAAACACAATGCagaatatgttttttttttaagcaaCTACAATAAATCCACAAATTCATAATCCAAAGGGAAGCATGGCAGAAGGCTCATTTTGTTGCTAGCAGTTTTTAGCCAATTCGGTAAACATATCTCTAGATACTAGTAGGTACTCCAACAGAAACCAAATTTAGCCTCAGAAGTTTCTCACAAGAGGTGTCTAATAGCTTCACTCCATGATTTTTTGTATAGCTACATTCAAGAAGGTATTTTTGTTTTGTCATTAGTGGGCGGCGAGCGCAAAGTTTATTGTTGATCGGCTATTTTCAAAGTTGTATACAGAGAGCTCTCTATCATGTTTCAACAGTATGTTTCCAAGACCTTTAAGTATTGGATGAGAATGAATCAAGTTCAGACAATGTAGCAAAATGTATATATTGATCAAAATAGACAATATATGTCTAATTAGTAAAATTGGATAGCAACATAGTTATAAGTGAGACTCACTCCAATGtggagacctttccttgccacatgtggagcaaaactagatatgcaaagggggacaatgacattgggagcctatggggaaactgtgattttcaagaaacctccaccaaaggaagttccccagaatgaagtggttaatttggctgacagttttctagcaaattcggaggatgaagaggtagagaagaatgagctgcccaagtatgaagccaagaaaaagaatccaaaaccaaaagaagttctgacttttgagatgtgtttgtttttggagcatgatgggggggtctttgaaaacccatactcccaagaagaagaaagtgaaattccgaatttttcggaacaagaatgagaagggggcaatgcttgtggaggatgttcgagccaagagaagtgttttggtggagagagcacccaagagtagaaaagctttccaatggttagagtgttgtttccgacctccatgaatTTTTGatgtatcgtcgagctctagacgttaaattaagcacttgttgggaggtaacccaactgtttttctttgttttgtttttctttcttttagttttgttttgtttctttttgtttctttgttttgtttgggagttttagtgcagtgttgagcttggaagttgagagaactcgcgctttgttcatacTACCAGAGGGATCATgtgtttctctgccagatttctggaATTTTTGATCCCGCTGCGCTGCCCCTTttcttgatttcgctgcccTACCCAGCGCCGCCACTCTCTACTCTGCCCAAGGTCACAAACCTCACTTTTCACCgcctcgcacgatgcttcagtttctccatgccgataatcagggacgttttctcaactcttcttatttcttttgtgccctgaggacatggcatgctttaagtgtgggggggtgttttgttgcttttatttttcaaaatttgggtgAGATCAATCTTTCcacgcttagtttttggtctcgaatcttgctaatttttatgaatttgtggaagagaagatggttttcaatgtgcatttcgggtttgtgtttgtttggtggttatttttattttacttttaatatatgtttcttgattgtgcaaagaattatgagttttgttgcaacacttttgtaagttagtaaaacgttatttgtccggtagatgctagaaggagtgttgtcattgtgatttcctacgatcatatcttatctgtgaaaaataaaaaagtttggacgaattgccaactctgaaattgccagctctgaaacatctggtcTGTTCTGAAAAAGTGACaactctgagtctctgctcctctagtctaactattaGCATGAGAAatcacgtgaaaagactttggattacatccaaatagttttatttcatgaattatggctcaactgttgaAAAttctaagcacacaaagtgtgaaaaatggtgatatggattataaaggcgatcacattagggaattcacttctagcggagaattgggtctgatcgaattacttgcattactcttttgttgcttcttaaactttgagttacttgcatgatcgagagatgtgtgttgattgtaaagttttgaattgactttg harbors:
- the LOC131008385 gene encoding uncharacterized protein LOC131008385: MPIKVDGATAHGEVGHYARVLVEVDLAHPLPESACVDCHDRSIYVEFGFEQLPAFCTRCKITGHALDKCKKRSEKVVNSGTESGNKQTDKEGNNGDEVITKKVADAAGQVQKNNTLDAIKPKPAWRPRENINQETAVGNRFNALAQVHIEEFPGADLLEQVTRDAGDGLNKGKECELADAEDSDGDTIEHLQVETSESPRLNVAEERNQVERLRRDEQKQATLADNSLSKDEGGKVAALKSMERDMQINRDLADAKATEQVPLVKKRGRPPGQTNKEIRKQPPRADNIKGRLRKAQEVEPNPEAVESIKEQLYKAWIPIF